In a single window of the Bacillus clarus genome:
- the ispF gene encoding 2-C-methyl-D-erythritol 2,4-cyclodiphosphate synthase, translated as MFRIGQGFDVHEFAEGRPLIIGGITIPYEKGLIGHSDADVLLHTIADACLGAIAAGDIGKHFPDTDPAFKDADSAVLLQKVWEFVREQGYELGNLDCTIIAQKPKMAPHIESMRKRISELLETSIDNINVKATTTEKLGFTGREEGIASQAVVLLQKK; from the coding sequence ATGTTTCGAATTGGACAAGGTTTTGATGTACACGAATTTGCAGAGGGTAGACCGTTAATTATCGGCGGGATTACAATTCCTTATGAAAAGGGTTTAATAGGTCACTCGGATGCAGATGTACTTTTACATACAATTGCTGATGCATGTTTAGGAGCGATTGCAGCAGGTGATATCGGAAAGCATTTTCCTGACACGGATCCTGCTTTTAAAGATGCGGATTCAGCGGTGTTATTACAAAAGGTTTGGGAATTTGTACGTGAACAAGGTTATGAATTAGGGAACCTTGACTGTACGATTATTGCCCAGAAACCAAAGATGGCACCTCATATTGAGAGTATGCGTAAGCGTATTAGTGAGCTGCTAGAAACTTCTATCGACAACATTAATGTAAAGGCAACAACGACAGAGAAATTAGGATTTACAGGTAGAGAAGAAGGGATTGCTTCTCAAGCAGTTGTATTATTGCAGAAAAAATAA